A single genomic interval of Lentimicrobium saccharophilum harbors:
- the dnaE gene encoding DNA polymerase III subunit alpha has translation MNKFTHLHVHSKYSILDGAAEISQMYEKAVKDNMPAVALTDHGNMFGVFKFVAEAEKYNKKGEPPVIKPIVGCEFYLVEDRHRKQFTRDLKDMRFHQLLLAKNQEGYNNLVKLCSLGYMEGFYSKYPRIDKELLLRHHKGLIATTCCLAAEVPRAILNKGEEEGEKLFKWWLDIFGEDYYVELQRHQIPEQNKVNEVLVKFARKYNVKIIATNDSHYVEQDFYEAHDILLCVNTGEKKSTPTNKDYNDEDSSVKGRRFAFYNDQFYFKTTQEMSELFSDLPEAIDNTNDIVGKVELLNLKKDIMLPHFALPKGYTDQFEYLHHLTYAGARQKYAELTPEITDRLEFELGVIRQMGFTGYFLIVSDFIKAGRDLGVFIGPGRGSAAGSVVAYCIGITSIDPIKYKLLFERFLNPDRKSMPDIDTDFDDEGRQKVIDYVVDKYGHNQVAQIVTFGSMAAKSSIKDVARVLDLPLNDSNNLAKLVPDKPGIELKRLMQAPLEGPGSLKEKESLVAEDLEDVKKLREIAKGKDLQAEVLREAVKLEGSVRSTGIHAAGIIIAPSDLTDIIPVHTSKETNLLITQFEGKEIESAGVIKMDFLGLKTLSIIRDALRLIEENHGKKINIDEVPLDDNKTLELYQKGETNGTFQFESAGMQKHLRELKPDKFEDLIAMNALYRPGPMEYIPNFISRKFGREKVVYDLPELEEYLEETYGITVYQEQVMLLSQKLAGFTKGDADTLRKAMGKKDKKTLDEKKGKYIEGCKKNNLDLKACEKIWTDWEAFAAYAFNKSHSTCYAFVAFQTAFLKAHYPAEYMAAVLTHNLSDIKKITFFIDETRRMGIPVLSPDVNESGYHFAVNRNGEIRFGMGAVKGVGENAVMAIIEERTANGPFKDIIDLTRRVNLRTINRRSLEALAKAGAFDTFEGSHRAQYFFQEAPDGPTFLDKVLRHASDYQAQKLGMQVSLFGGESEVEMPEVEMPECEAWSNFEQLRHEKEVTGFYMSGHPLDDYRLEIKSFCKNQVSDIREENIRRFLGKTVSVAGIVSAANERMSKNNTLFGSFTIEDHNDTVQLMLFSDDYLKFRHLLVPGMSLMISGSVQKRFRDSDMIELKVSNILLLAEVTNKLTSSVTIHLEGAGVDQSFVERLKEAVTSSPGQASLEFQVSDEMTRNLKMMSRYRVNPRELAGKLKQWTMLEISLA, from the coding sequence ATGAATAAATTCACTCATCTCCACGTTCATTCAAAGTATTCCATTCTCGACGGGGCTGCCGAAATCAGCCAGATGTACGAAAAGGCCGTAAAAGACAATATGCCGGCTGTTGCGCTTACCGATCATGGTAACATGTTCGGGGTTTTCAAATTTGTGGCAGAGGCTGAAAAGTACAATAAGAAGGGGGAGCCCCCGGTAATCAAGCCCATCGTGGGGTGCGAATTCTATCTTGTTGAAGACCGGCATCGCAAGCAGTTTACAAGAGACCTGAAAGATATGCGCTTTCATCAATTGCTTCTTGCCAAAAATCAGGAGGGCTATAACAACCTGGTGAAGTTATGTTCACTGGGCTATATGGAGGGCTTTTACAGCAAGTATCCGCGCATCGATAAAGAATTGCTGCTTCGTCATCACAAGGGACTGATCGCCACCACTTGCTGCCTGGCTGCCGAAGTACCAAGGGCTATCCTGAATAAGGGCGAGGAGGAAGGTGAAAAGCTGTTTAAATGGTGGCTGGATATTTTCGGGGAGGATTATTATGTTGAACTTCAGCGTCACCAGATCCCCGAGCAAAACAAAGTGAATGAAGTTTTGGTGAAGTTCGCCCGCAAATACAATGTAAAAATCATTGCCACCAACGATTCTCATTATGTTGAGCAGGACTTTTACGAAGCCCATGACATCCTCCTATGCGTAAATACAGGCGAAAAGAAAAGCACTCCCACCAACAAGGATTACAACGATGAAGATTCGTCGGTAAAGGGCAGGCGTTTTGCGTTTTACAATGATCAGTTTTATTTCAAGACCACGCAGGAAATGTCGGAATTGTTCTCCGACCTGCCGGAGGCCATTGACAATACCAATGATATTGTGGGTAAGGTGGAGCTGCTGAACCTGAAGAAAGACATTATGCTCCCGCATTTTGCCCTGCCAAAAGGTTATACCGATCAGTTTGAATATCTGCACCATCTGACGTATGCAGGTGCCCGTCAGAAGTATGCCGAGCTGACCCCTGAGATTACCGACCGTCTTGAATTTGAGCTGGGTGTAATCCGTCAGATGGGATTTACCGGGTATTTTCTGATTGTGTCTGATTTTATCAAGGCGGGCAGGGATCTCGGGGTGTTTATCGGCCCGGGCCGCGGTTCGGCAGCGGGTTCTGTTGTGGCGTATTGTATCGGTATTACCAGCATTGACCCGATCAAGTACAAGTTACTGTTCGAGCGTTTTCTGAATCCGGACCGCAAGAGCATGCCTGATATAGATACCGATTTCGATGATGAAGGCCGTCAGAAGGTGATTGATTATGTGGTTGACAAATATGGCCACAACCAGGTGGCGCAGATTGTCACCTTTGGTTCCATGGCGGCCAAGAGCTCCATCAAGGATGTGGCGCGGGTGCTTGATCTTCCGCTCAACGATTCGAATAACCTTGCCAAACTTGTCCCCGATAAGCCGGGCATTGAACTGAAAAGATTGATGCAGGCGCCACTCGAGGGGCCCGGAAGCCTGAAGGAAAAAGAAAGTCTGGTTGCGGAAGACCTGGAAGATGTAAAGAAACTCCGGGAGATTGCCAAAGGAAAAGACCTGCAGGCGGAGGTGCTCCGTGAAGCCGTGAAACTTGAGGGTTCCGTCCGCAGCACAGGCATTCATGCCGCAGGAATCATCATCGCCCCTTCGGACCTGACCGATATTATCCCGGTGCACACTTCAAAGGAAACCAATCTGCTGATTACCCAGTTCGAAGGAAAGGAAATCGAAAGCGCGGGGGTGATCAAGATGGACTTCCTTGGTCTGAAAACCCTCAGCATCATCAGGGATGCGCTGAGGCTGATAGAAGAGAATCATGGAAAAAAAATCAATATCGATGAGGTGCCGCTCGATGATAATAAAACCCTTGAACTTTACCAGAAGGGCGAAACCAACGGCACTTTCCAGTTTGAGTCGGCCGGGATGCAGAAGCATCTCAGGGAATTGAAGCCCGATAAGTTCGAGGACCTGATTGCCATGAACGCCCTCTATCGTCCGGGGCCCATGGAATATATCCCCAATTTTATCAGCCGGAAATTCGGGCGCGAAAAAGTGGTTTACGACCTGCCCGAACTTGAGGAGTATCTTGAAGAAACCTATGGCATCACGGTGTATCAGGAGCAGGTGATGCTCCTCTCCCAGAAACTTGCCGGCTTTACCAAGGGAGATGCCGATACCCTCCGCAAGGCCATGGGAAAGAAGGATAAGAAAACCCTGGATGAGAAGAAGGGAAAGTATATTGAGGGTTGTAAAAAGAACAACCTGGATCTGAAAGCCTGCGAAAAGATCTGGACCGACTGGGAAGCGTTTGCCGCATACGCATTCAACAAGTCGCATTCCACTTGTTACGCTTTTGTGGCATTCCAGACTGCATTCCTCAAAGCGCACTATCCTGCAGAGTATATGGCGGCCGTGCTGACGCACAACCTGAGCGACATCAAAAAGATTACTTTCTTTATTGATGAAACCCGCCGGATGGGCATTCCGGTCCTTAGTCCCGATGTGAATGAGTCGGGATACCATTTTGCTGTGAACAGAAACGGGGAGATCCGTTTCGGGATGGGTGCTGTGAAAGGCGTAGGCGAAAACGCGGTGATGGCTATTATAGAAGAAAGAACGGCCAACGGTCCGTTTAAGGATATCATTGACCTGACGCGCCGGGTAAACCTGCGTACCATCAACCGCCGCAGCCTGGAGGCGCTGGCCAAAGCCGGAGCTTTCGATACGTTTGAAGGATCGCACCGGGCGCAGTATTTTTTCCAGGAAGCGCCTGACGGCCCGACTTTTCTTGATAAGGTGCTGCGGCATGCTTCTGATTACCAGGCACAAAAGCTTGGAATGCAGGTCAGCCTTTTTGGTGGCGAATCGGAGGTGGAAATGCCGGAAGTTGAAATGCCTGAATGTGAAGCCTGGAGCAACTTTGAACAACTCAGGCACGAAAAGGAGGTTACCGGTTTCTATATGTCCGGCCATCCGCTCGATGATTACAGGTTGGAAATCAAATCATTCTGTAAAAATCAGGTAAGCGATATCCGGGAGGAGAATATCCGGCGTTTTCTCGGAAAAACGGTGAGTGTTGCAGGTATCGTTTCTGCCGCCAATGAAAGGATGAGTAAAAACAACACCCTTTTCGGGAGTTTCACCATCGAAGACCACAACGACACCGTGCAACTCATGCTGTTCTCGGATGATTATCTGAAATTCAGGCATTTACTGGTTCCCGGGATGTCGCTGATGATCAGTGGCTCGGTGCAGAAGCGCTTTCGCGATTCGGATATGATAGAGCTGAAGGTTTCAAACATTCTGCTATTGGCTGAGGTTACCAACAAGCTTACCAGTTCGGTGACCATTCATCTGGAAGGGGCAGGAGTGGATCAATCTTTTGTGGAGAGACTGAAGGAAGCGGTAACATCCTCGCCGGGTCAGGCCTCGCTAGAATTTCAGGTTTCCGATGAAATGACCCGGAACCTGAAGATGATGTCGCGCTACCGGGTCAACCCCAGGGAACTGGCCGGGAAACTGAAACAATGGACAATGCTTGAAATAAGCCTTGCCTGA
- a CDS encoding biosynthetic peptidoglycan transglycosylase has protein sequence MFQNRKLQRIALVAVFLPALILLAGFAFRNVLLNRMLSDRIEKLETRTGMDISFQKAGFTGISTINIHQLCLLPPEGDTLMTMQRIRVNISPLALLTFRLKFGFAEINKPKLTLWREGSESNYLFLLNHGSDSVSSTAPDAQRRNYKAFTDRIFSLIFNYIPANIRITGLQASALINRHHLAFRMDDLLIDDRAFSTRIYVAEDSTVNQWNLGGLIQPSAGSAGFSLTTTGLSPVKIPYLQHRRGLLLAFDTLKLDLKYKKESDSCSRLTGNMRTSNQRINHARISPFDVILSSGSAEFSIKTGKTWVEIDSATRISFNGQDFRLFARYDQSPEKRIQIRINEPDFDAAVFFNALPDGLFTNLAGIRVKGRLGFSLHFDLNPDLPDSLTFNAALKQKGFSIQSFGVTDFRRINGDFPYTAYEKGVPVRTFMVGPENPDFRRLDQIPDYLKYAIMTSEDGAFFHHNGFIPDAIRESIITNIREKRFARGGSTISMQLVKNVFLNRNKTITRKLEEMLITWLIESQRLTGKERMLEVYLNIIETGPMVYGVNEAARFYFAKDVSKLTLAESIYLASIVPRPKAFRYSFDSKGDLREHLKAYYELVSSKMLRKEWITQEDYDRLAPAVELKGPARELVVMTDTIPAGEIEEPEEF, from the coding sequence ATGTTTCAAAACCGGAAATTACAAAGGATAGCCCTGGTCGCGGTATTTTTACCGGCATTGATCCTGCTTGCCGGTTTTGCTTTCAGAAATGTACTGCTCAACCGGATGCTGAGCGACCGGATTGAAAAGCTTGAAACCAGGACCGGTATGGATATCAGCTTTCAGAAAGCCGGTTTTACCGGGATCAGCACCATCAACATCCATCAGCTTTGTCTGCTTCCTCCTGAAGGCGACACCCTGATGACAATGCAGCGCATAAGAGTGAATATCAGTCCTTTGGCATTGCTGACATTCCGGCTTAAATTCGGGTTTGCGGAGATCAACAAACCAAAACTTACCCTTTGGCGCGAAGGGAGTGAAAGCAATTACCTTTTCCTGCTGAACCATGGTTCCGATTCTGTCAGCAGCACCGCACCCGACGCTCAGCGACGCAATTACAAAGCATTTACCGATCGCATATTCAGTCTGATATTCAACTACATTCCAGCAAATATCCGCATCACGGGCCTTCAGGCAAGCGCCCTGATCAACCGCCACCACCTTGCATTCAGGATGGATGACCTGTTGATTGACGACCGGGCATTCAGCACCAGGATTTATGTGGCTGAGGACAGTACAGTAAATCAATGGAACCTGGGCGGTTTGATTCAGCCCTCTGCAGGCTCGGCAGGATTCAGCCTCACAACCACCGGACTGTCGCCGGTGAAAATCCCGTATCTGCAGCACCGCAGGGGATTGCTTCTTGCCTTCGACACCCTGAAGCTTGATCTGAAATATAAAAAAGAGTCCGACAGTTGTTCAAGATTAACCGGAAATATGCGGACTTCAAATCAGCGCATCAATCATGCGCGCATCTCCCCTTTTGACGTGATACTTTCATCAGGCAGCGCGGAATTCAGCATTAAGACCGGCAAAACCTGGGTCGAAATTGACAGCGCCACCCGTATCAGCTTCAACGGACAGGATTTCAGGTTGTTTGCACGTTATGATCAATCGCCCGAAAAAAGGATACAAATACGGATCAATGAACCTGATTTTGATGCAGCCGTCTTTTTCAACGCCTTGCCTGACGGACTTTTCACAAACCTGGCAGGCATCAGGGTAAAGGGCCGGCTGGGTTTCAGCCTTCATTTTGACCTCAATCCGGATTTACCTGATTCACTGACATTTAACGCCGCATTGAAGCAAAAGGGATTTTCAATCCAGTCTTTCGGAGTCACCGATTTCAGAAGAATCAACGGCGACTTTCCTTACACGGCTTACGAAAAGGGCGTGCCCGTGCGGACCTTCATGGTCGGACCTGAAAATCCAGACTTCCGCCGCCTTGATCAGATCCCGGATTACCTGAAATATGCGATCATGACATCGGAAGACGGTGCATTTTTTCACCACAACGGATTTATCCCCGATGCCATCCGCGAAAGCATCATCACCAACATCAGGGAAAAACGCTTTGCCCGTGGCGGAAGCACCATCAGCATGCAACTGGTAAAAAATGTGTTTCTGAACCGCAACAAAACAATCACACGGAAACTTGAGGAAATGCTGATCACCTGGCTGATCGAATCGCAGCGGCTGACAGGTAAGGAGCGGATGCTTGAGGTCTATCTCAACATAATAGAAACCGGGCCTATGGTTTACGGCGTAAATGAAGCGGCCCGTTTTTACTTCGCCAAAGATGTTTCAAAACTGACGCTGGCAGAATCCATTTACCTGGCAAGCATCGTGCCCCGCCCGAAAGCATTCAGGTATTCATTCGACAGCAAGGGAGATTTACGGGAGCACCTGAAAGCCTATTATGAACTTGTGTCATCCAAAATGCTTAGAAAGGAATGGATCACACAGGAAGATTATGACCGCCTGGCTCCGGCTGTCGAGCTGAAAGGTCCCGCCCGTGAGTTGGTGGTGATGACGGATACGATTCCGGCAGGAGAAATAGAGGAGCCGGAGGAGTTTTAA
- a CDS encoding helix-turn-helix domain-containing protein has protein sequence MKISIKGLKGSDFFIDQNDSLGKKLAMLIEGHCTIGVKAAIKKYGYTEQRYYQLLKKYHENGSLALVDKKTGSEKQPVRTKEVLNQIIRLRFLDPFADAVVISQKLNQLGYKVSKRSVERTITEFGLQKKRMF, from the coding sequence ATGAAAATCTCAATCAAGGGCCTAAAGGGCAGCGATTTTTTTATTGACCAAAACGATAGTCTTGGAAAGAAACTAGCTATGCTGATCGAAGGTCATTGCACCATTGGGGTAAAGGCAGCAATAAAAAAGTACGGATATACCGAACAACGTTACTATCAGTTATTGAAGAAATATCACGAAAATGGCTCATTAGCATTGGTTGACAAGAAAACAGGCTCGGAAAAGCAGCCTGTCAGAACAAAGGAAGTTTTAAACCAGATAATCAGGCTTCGGTTTTTAGATCCATTTGCCGATGCTGTTGTAATCTCCCAGAAGCTGAATCAACTTGGATACAAAGTAAGCAAACGCAGTGTTGAGAGGACAATTACGGAGTTTGGGCTCCAAAAAAAACGCATGTTCTGA
- a CDS encoding transposase produces the protein MQIVNEAALCNNRIRRNNYISHQGFELLNGLGFLATDEQVHKLLNKHTVQDCIELQEALALIRSNNGHYLSNQIAIDPHRIPSTTQRIMPKKKKQPDEPSKKMLQTFFALDTQTGQPIGCGIGSPGVNTSKAAIALMKLVEKVNKNALVLADKEHFTDHLIQSIDQNSSFQLLVPAISTERIKKIERSLEYQRKWAGYAIAETTFNFNGSKEKYRLICQREGETHKDFSFKSFLTLSDKPVEELLTEVYPERWSIEEFFNFDGAMGFDRASTFNLNIRYGKMSLALLAQAATHEFRKKLPQPYKKWKSTHLADAVFSKIDGDIRVKEDTIIVTCYNAPNELNLQQNYQGLPEKLISEGINPKIPWLYDFKLDFRFK, from the coding sequence ATGCAGATTGTTAACGAAGCTGCATTATGCAATAACCGAATAAGAAGAAATAACTATATATCGCATCAGGGTTTTGAACTGCTTAATGGACTTGGATTCCTGGCTACCGATGAACAAGTTCATAAACTCCTTAATAAGCACACTGTTCAGGATTGCATTGAGTTACAGGAAGCATTGGCCTTGATTCGTTCCAATAACGGTCATTACCTCAGCAATCAGATAGCCATAGACCCTCATCGTATTCCATCAACAACTCAAAGAATAATGCCAAAAAAGAAAAAACAGCCCGATGAGCCATCCAAAAAAATGTTACAAACATTTTTTGCACTGGATACACAAACCGGCCAACCCATAGGGTGTGGCATAGGCTCTCCCGGTGTAAATACATCAAAGGCAGCAATAGCATTGATGAAACTAGTAGAAAAGGTAAATAAAAACGCATTGGTTTTAGCTGATAAAGAACACTTTACCGATCATCTAATCCAAAGCATTGACCAAAATAGCAGTTTTCAATTACTCGTACCTGCAATATCTACCGAGAGAATTAAGAAAATAGAAAGATCTCTGGAATACCAAAGAAAATGGGCAGGATATGCCATTGCAGAAACAACGTTCAATTTTAATGGGTCAAAGGAAAAATACAGGCTTATTTGTCAGCGTGAAGGTGAAACCCACAAAGATTTTTCATTCAAATCATTCTTGACTTTATCTGATAAACCGGTTGAAGAACTGCTTACTGAAGTATACCCTGAAAGATGGTCAATAGAAGAGTTTTTCAATTTTGATGGGGCAATGGGCTTCGACAGGGCTTCAACGTTTAACCTCAATATCAGGTATGGGAAAATGTCCTTGGCCTTGTTGGCTCAAGCGGCAACACATGAGTTTCGAAAAAAATTGCCCCAACCCTATAAAAAATGGAAGTCAACTCACCTGGCTGATGCAGTATTCTCAAAAATTGACGGAGATATAAGAGTAAAAGAAGACACCATAATTGTAACATGCTATAATGCCCCAAATGAGTTAAATTTACAACAAAACTACCAAGGACTACCGGAAAAGCTTATAAGTGAAGGCATCAATCCTAAAATCCCATGGCTTTATGACTTTAAGCTGGATTTTAGGTTCAAATAG